A single region of the Silene latifolia isolate original U9 population chromosome 8, ASM4854445v1, whole genome shotgun sequence genome encodes:
- the LOC141596551 gene encoding cytochrome P450 86A2, with protein sequence MDILVGLLLFTLVTAYLLWFTFISRALRGPRVWPLLGSLPGLIENFDRMHDWMAENLRACGGTYQTCICAIPFLARKQGLVTVTCDPRNLEHILKTRFDNYPKGPTWQAVFHDLLGNGIFNSDGDTWRFQRKTGALEFTTRTLRQAMARWVNRAIHNRLCPILESAQSRAEPVDLQDLMLRLTFDNICGLAFGRDPHTLAPELPENGFATAFDQATEASLQRFIFPEVIWRLKKWLGLGMEVTLRSSIVNIDKYLSDVIETRKQELMSRQKDYDDLLSRFMKRKEYSSYSDKFLQYVALNFILAGRDTSSVAMSWFFWLVIQHPKVEEKILQEISSVLMETRGNDVAKWVEEPLDFDEVDRLVYIKAALSETLRLYPSVPEDSKHVVADDVLPDGTFVPAGSSISYSIYSAGRMQSTWGDDCLEFKPERWLSPDGKKFTMHDQFKFVAFNAGPRICLGKDLAYLQMKSVAASILLRHRLSVAPGHKVEQKMSLTLFMKYGLKVVVQPRDLTKVVSLGEAEKKV encoded by the coding sequence ATGGACATTCTTGTTGGTTTACTTTTGTTTACTCTAGTCACAGCATACTTGCTGTGGTTCACGTTCATTTCACGCGCATTGAGAGGCCCACGTGTCTGGCCCTTATTGGGCAGCCTTCCGGGTTTAATCGAGAATTTCGATAGAATGCATGACTGGATGGCTGAGAATCTCCGCGCGTGTGGTGGCACTTACCAAACATGTATATGTGCCATCCCTTTCTTGGCCCGTAAGCAAGGTCTTGTGACCGTCACGTGTGACCCGAGGAATCTGGAGCACATACTAAAGACTCGGTTCGACAACTACCCAAAAGGTCCAACATGGCAAGCTGTTTTTCATGATCTACTTGGCAATGGTATATTCAACTCAGATGGTGACACATGGCGCTTCCAAAGGAAGACAGGTGCTCTTGAGTTCACGACCCGGACCCTCCGACAAGCCATGGCCCGGTGGGTCAACAGAGCTATCCACAATCGGCTTTGCCCGATTCTTGAATCTGCTCAAAGCAGAGCCGAGCCAGTTGACCTCCAAGATCTCATGCTACGGCTTACATTTGATAATATTTGCGGCTTGGCTTTTGGGAGGGACCCACATACACTTGCGCCGGAGCTGCCGGAAAACGGCTTTGCGACCGCTTTTGATCAAGCCACGGAAGCCTCCCTACAACGGTTCATTTTCCCTGAGGTTATATGGCGTCTCAAGAAATGGCTTGGGCTTGGAATGGAAGTCACTTTGAGGAGTAGCATTGTCAACATAGACAAGTACTTGTCTGATGTCATCGAGACACGTAAGCAAGAGTTGATGAGTAGGCAAAAGGATTATGATGACTTGCTTTCTAGGTTTATGAAGAGGAAGGAATATTCATCCTACTCGGATAAGTTCTTACAATACGTGGCATTGAACTTCATCCTAGCTGGGCGTGACACGTCCTCTGTGGCAATGAGCTGGTTCTTTTGGCTAGTTATTCAGCATCCAAAGGTTGAGGAAAAAATCCTGCAAGAAATAAGCAGTGTTTTAATGGAGACACGTGGAAATGATGTGGCAAAATGGGTAGAGGAGCCGCTGGATTTTgatgaggtggaccgtctagtgtaCATTAAGGCGGCATTGTCAGAAACCCTAAGGCTTTACCCTTCTGTGCCGGAGGACTCAAAGCACGTGGTGGCTGATGACGTGTTGCCAGATGGTACATTTGTGCCAGCTGGTTCATCGATATCATACTCTATATACTCAGCTGGGAGGATGCAGAGCACATGGGGGGACGATTGCTTAGAGTTCAAGCCGGAAAGATGGTTGTCCCCTGACGGCAAAAAATTTACCATGCACGATCAATTCAAGTTTGTGGCGTTCAATGCAGGGCCCAGGATTTGTCTCGGCAAAGATTTGGCATACCTTCAGATGAAATCGGTGGCCGCCTCAATTTTACTACGTCACCGACTCTCTGTGGCGCCTGGACACAAAGTGGAACAGAAGATGTCATTGACGCTGTTCATGAAGTATGGACTCAAGGTGGTTGTGCAACCTAGGGATTTAACCAAGGTGGTTTCATTGGGTGAAGCAGAGAAGAAAGTTTAA
- the LOC141596553 gene encoding ATG8-interacting protein 1-like translates to MANNEEGEETISHETAEHEEGGEAIVRGNDWEVVSLTASAYAAAPGPRGVESIYEDSDTKVSGSDEAETSQALFMSGHFVFPPSQHENLPIVPAKTEKDVKEYDFVNEMNVMKECQSEGKLDDEWKFQGLDVNEFNEPIAQCGLKVDDKEQDLYGTAKLGSFHTATVICNPAAYDHSPIASDLVEASLDVIDPTYLISQSPRFVNEDEADNSELPCEAWWKKGMASLCAQAKQTSAFWSVFIAAAVMGLVVLGQRWQQEKWQMSLIDEKPARILPRFKDVIAGGSHRATFVTAASAASAEL, encoded by the exons ATGGCTAATAATGAGGAGGGAGAGGAAACTATATCACATGAGACTGCCGAACATGAGGAGGGAGGGGAAGCCATTGTGCGTGGAAACGATTGGGAAGTTGTGTCACTGACAGCATCAGCGTATGCTGCAGCTCCTGGTCCAAGAGGAGTTGAATCAATTTATGAGGATAGTGATACTAAAGTAAGTGGCAGTGATGAAGCAGAAACTTCTCAGGCTCTGTTTATGTCTGGCCATTTTGTTTTCCCACCAAGTCAACATGAGAATTTGCCCATTGTGCCTGCAAAAACAGAAAAAGATGTTAAAGAATATGATTTTGTTAATGAAATGAATGTGATGAAAGAGTGCCAGTCTGAGGGGAAACTTGATGACGAATGGAAGTTTCAAGGGTTGGATGTAAATGAGTTCAATGAACCAATTGCTCAATGTGGGCTCAAAGTTGATGACAAAGAACAGGATCTGTACGGTACTGCAAAACTTGGTTCATTTCATACTGCAACGGTGATCTGTAATCCAGCTGCTTATGACCACAGTCCAATTGCGAGTGATCTAGTTGAAGCATCTTTGGATGTGATAGATCCAACTTATCTTATATCTCAGTCTCCAAGATTTGTTAATGAGGATGAAGCTGACAACTCTGAGCTTCCTTGTGAAGCTTGGTGGAAAAAAGGAATGGCCTCCTTATGCGCTCAAGCCAAACAGACGAGTGCATTTTGGTCTGTTTTTATTGCTGCAGCAGTAATGGGTCTTGTCGTTCTTGGACAGCGGTGGCAGCAGGAGAAGTGGCAAATGAGTCTTATCGATGAG AAACCAGCAAGGATTTTACCACGCTTCAAAGATGTGATTGCTGGCGGAAGTCACCGTGCTACATTCGTTACAGCTGCTTCAGCTGCCTCAGCAGAGCTTTAA
- the LOC141594816 gene encoding uncharacterized protein LOC141594816 yields the protein MGKYVWWLMDKKDHLWVKWVHCTYLKGMDWTAYKPPQGSSWVWKRICRVKERLISWYVNHDWLKLDGTYSIAKGYRWLGEEDSHVEWHSLVWHSDGIPKHQFISWLYVQNRLLTKDRLSRMFHCSDLLCSLCLDANEDHAHLFFSCSYSKKILLLIQEWNGLVILENNVLSWWQAQNQNRRKFISLVVEDLVYHVWWARNNCHFNHLVWHPEVVWKRIQSDVQNWMGRVTKARKQLVWN from the coding sequence ATGGGCAAATATGTCTGGTGGTTGATGGATAAGAAGGACCACCTGTGGGTTAAATGGGTGCACTGCACTTATTTAAAAGGTATGGATTGGACTGCCTATAAACCACCTCAGGGTAGCAGTTGGGTGTGGAAAAGAATTTGCAGGGTTAAGGAAAGGCTTATCTCTTGGTATGTTAATCATGATTGGCTTAAACTTGATGGTACATACTCAATAGCTAAAGGTTACAGGTGGCTAGGAGAGGAGGACTCTCATGTGGAGTGGCATAGTTTAGTCTGGCATTCTGATGGTATCCCTAAGCATCAGTTTATCAGTTGGCTTTATGTTCAAAACCGTCTTCTGACTAAAGACAGACTCAGCAGAATGTTTCACTGCAGCGATTTACTTTGCTCTCTTTGTCTAGATGCAAATGAAGATCATGCTCACCTGTTCTTCTCTTGTTCTTATAGTAAGAAAATCTTGCTATTGATTCAAGAATGGAATGGGTTAGTGATTCTTGAGAATAATGTTTTAAGTTGGTGGCAAGCTCAAAACCAGAACAGAAGGAAATTTATATCCTTAGTAGTGGAAGATTTGGTGTACCATGTATGGTGGGCTCGAAATAACTGTCATTTCAACCATCTGGTTTGGCATCCGGAGGTTGTTTGGAAGAGGATCCAGTCTGATGTGCAAAATTGGATGGGCAGAGTGACTAAGGCTAGGAAACAATTAGTGTGGAATTGA